Genomic segment of bacterium:
CGCTCCCGATCGCGCAGGGGATGGCAACAGCCGGCGGCGTCGACCTGCGCGAAGTCGACCCGCGGACGCTCGAGTCGCGCCTGGTCCCCGGCCTCTTCTTCGCGGGCGAAGTCCTCGACCTGGACGGCGACACCGGCGGCTACAACCTCCAGGCGGCGTTCACCACGGGCCACCTCGCCGGCCTCGCCGCTGCGCGACCATGACGGACGGGGCGCTGCCCGACCTGAAGAAGCTCTCCCGCGAGGAGCTCGTCGCGCTGCTCGGCGAGCTGGGGCAGCCGCCGTGGCAGGCCGACGAGGTGCGCCGCTTCCTCTACGCCAAGGGCGTCACGGAGATCGGCGGACTGACCTCGCTGCCCCGGCGTGTGCGCGAGGAATTGGCGGCCCGCTCCACCATCGGCGCGCCCGAGGTCGTGGACCGCCTCGCCGCCCCCGACGGGACCGTCAAGCTGCTGCTGCGCTTCGCGGACGGGGCGGCGTGCGAGACGGTGCTGATGCCCGAGCCGGCCCGGGTCACCCAGTGCCTCTCGTCCCAGGCCGGGTGCCCGCTCGCGTGCGCCTTCTGTCGCACCGGGGCGCTCGGCCTCACCCGCAGCCTGCACTGGTCGGAGATCGTCGACCAGTGGCTCGCGGGCCGGCGCGCCCTGCCGCGCGGGCGGCGGGTGACCAACCTGGTCTTCATGGGGATGGGCGAGCCCCTCCTGAACCGGGCGGGGCTCGAGGAGGCGCTGCGGTTCCTGATCTCGGCGGAGGGCGGCGGCATCGCCGCGGGAAAGGTGACGGTCTCGACGGCGGGGATCGTGCCGGGGATCGACTGGCTCGGGAAGACGCTGCCGCAGGTGAAGCTCGCGGTGTCCCTCAACGCCCCGGAGGACGCGCTGCGTTCGCGGCTGATGCCGGTGAACCGGAACTACCCGCTGCGCGAGCTGATCGCGGCGCTGCGGCGCTACCCGACCGGCAGGAGGCCGATCACGATCGAGTACGTGCTGCTCGGGGGCGTGAACGACTCGCCGGCGCTGGCGGCGCGACTCGCGCACCTGCTCCGGGGCCTGCGCTGCACGGTGAACCTGATCCCCTTCAACCCGCACTCCGGGCTGCCCTTCGCCGCGCCCGCGGAGGCGGCGGTGCACGCCTTCCAGGCGCGGCTGCGGGGCGCCGGCTGCGCCGCGTTCATCCGGCGCAGCCGCGGCGGCGAGATCGGCGCCGCCTGCGGCCAGCTCGGCGGCGGCTAGCGGTAGTGCCCTTCCCTCCAGACGCGGCGCCGCTCGTAGTGGCCGCGCCCTCTGCCCGCGTCGTAGCCGTACCGTCCGTGATCGTGCCGCCCGCCGCGCGCGTAGCCGCGGTAGCGGTCGTCGTGGTCTCCCCAGCCGCCCCAGGTGGCGCCGATCACGATCGCCGCCGGCACCCAGACATCGACGTAGTCCCAGTAGCCGGGCACCCAGTAGCGCGTCGGCGGCGCGGGCACGTAGACCGGCGGCGGGGGCGGCGGCGGACAGTACACGGGGGCGGGATAGATCGGAACGGGAACCCCGACGCCCACACCGACCGCCACGGGTTGCGCCTGCGCGGCGTCGCCGATCACCGCCAGGAGTCCGAGCGCCCCGAGAGCGATCGCGGCGCCCTGCCAGCGGTGGCGGGCCGCCGAGCCCGCGACCGCGGGGCGGGGCCCCCAGGCGACGAGCAGGGCCGCGATGAGAATCATTCCGACAATGCGCTTCATGTGCACCAGCCTCCTCTCGCATGTGCTGACAATCCCGTGGACAACGGCCCGCCGCGGAATGTTCCGCCTTCGATGCATCCCGAGGCGCCGGCACCCCGCCCCGCAGACAACCGCCTATGATGTTATGAGACTCGTTTAGTGACAAAAAAGTGTTGCTGGACTTATACTATTGCCAAGTGTAGTGTGTGACCCCAAAGGGGACGCATACATTGTATACGCTTCTTGTGCGCCTCAGGCGAATGGTGCCCGCCGCAGGTCTGCCCGCAGCCCTGCTCGTCTTCGGGCTCCGCCTGCCCGGAGCCACTGCGTCCGCCTCTGTCCAGGGGCATCTCTTCCAGGAGGATCAGTGCGGCAGTTGCCACCTTTTCCCCTCGCGCGACGGGGCGTTCCTCAGGGATGACGCCTTCCGTCGGGACATCGCCTCCCTGTGCCTCGCCTGCCACGAGCGCGAGCGCGGGGGAATCGGCCACCGGGTCGGCATGGTCCCCTCGATGCGCATTCCCGCGGACATGCCCCTTGACGCCGCCGGGCGCCTGACGTGCGCCTCGTGCCATGACCCGCACGCCGTGGACGGGCCGAACCGCTGGCTGCTGCGCCGCCCGCCCGGTGCGCCGCTCTGCCGCGCCTGTCACCCGGACGGCATGCCGGAGCGCGAGCCGCCGGCTGTGGCATTCACGTTCCCGCCCGAGGGCGCCGTCATCGCCGCGGGACAGACGGTCGTCGCCGGCACCGTGGCAAACCGCTCCCTGGTGGAGGTTCGCGTCAGCACCGGTCGCGAAACGTTCGCGGCCCCCGTGGTCCGCGGCGGCTTCGTCGCCCGCGTCCGGCTCGCCCCCGGGGCCACCACGGTGACGGTCGCCGCCGGCGGCCGCGAGGTGCCGCTGCGATTGGTGGCGCGGCCCGCGTCCGCCACCTGGACCCCGCACCTGACCAACGACGCGGCGCAGTGCGCCGTCTGCCACCCGGGCTGGGAGCGCGACGGCTTCTTCGTCGGCATGGCCCCGGGCGAGACGTGCCAGCGCTGCCACGCGCGCGTCGACACCCTCCCCCGGCGCCACGAGCCGGCCGCGCTCGGCGAGTGCACCGCCTGCCACGACCCCCACGGCACGCCGTCGGCGCGCGCCGCACGGCGCGACGGAGAGCGCTGCGGCACCTGCCATGACCCGGCTGCCGCCGCCCGGCACC
This window contains:
- the rlmN gene encoding 23S rRNA (adenine(2503)-C(2))-methyltransferase RlmN; translation: MTDGALPDLKKLSREELVALLGELGQPPWQADEVRRFLYAKGVTEIGGLTSLPRRVREELAARSTIGAPEVVDRLAAPDGTVKLLLRFADGAACETVLMPEPARVTQCLSSQAGCPLACAFCRTGALGLTRSLHWSEIVDQWLAGRRALPRGRRVTNLVFMGMGEPLLNRAGLEEALRFLISAEGGGIAAGKVTVSTAGIVPGIDWLGKTLPQVKLAVSLNAPEDALRSRLMPVNRNYPLRELIAALRRYPTGRRPITIEYVLLGGVNDSPALAARLAHLLRGLRCTVNLIPFNPHSGLPFAAPAEAAVHAFQARLRGAGCAAFIRRSRGGEIGAACGQLGGG